The following coding sequences are from one Actinomycetota bacterium window:
- a CDS encoding NapC/NirT family cytochrome c: MINDLDLSQRINDIFEDIRYVFGNPTYDTNLTILVAVMLLVTLALLFALGYLAYSFATRKRLRVRLEVPVSESPYAAWGQRFLIVAAVALTFVALSSYTARPSFCANCHGKSTAVIALRSSTHKGVECLQCHQPAGATGALLQKIDYSRWLWVYATTNKIEPATASVDDGACLRCHGEVRSKTVSRYSIRVRHSDFLQDGARCVDCHNTVAHPGAVKPVREPSMGGCIKCHDGKRAAAECSTCHEKDIGTAIREPKRDRIKAGIFVQWDFCYRCHKEKRCTNCHGVTMPHPPDWVAKAKHARPAFTDRDVCWRCHDIPSAPLQPAMLQSCPCHGTMEYHGAQELWRTNHGPIALGRQPGDGENDYCYDCHSVRLCDFCHREGRYKARTAPTLD; the protein is encoded by the coding sequence TTGATTAACGATCTCGACCTCTCCCAGCGCATAAACGATATCTTCGAAGATATTAGATACGTCTTCGGTAATCCCACATACGACACGAACCTCACGATACTGGTCGCGGTAATGCTCCTGGTCACGCTCGCGCTTCTCTTTGCGCTCGGCTACCTGGCGTACTCGTTCGCCACACGTAAGCGCTTGCGCGTTCGCCTCGAAGTGCCGGTTAGCGAGAGCCCGTACGCCGCCTGGGGACAGCGCTTTCTTATAGTCGCCGCTGTCGCGCTAACCTTCGTCGCTTTAAGTTCATATACGGCCAGGCCGAGTTTTTGCGCCAATTGCCATGGCAAGAGCACGGCGGTTATAGCACTCCGGTCCTCGACGCATAAAGGCGTCGAATGCCTCCAGTGCCATCAGCCCGCCGGTGCCACCGGGGCTCTGTTGCAGAAAATCGATTATTCGAGGTGGCTGTGGGTTTACGCGACGACGAATAAGATAGAGCCGGCGACCGCCTCCGTCGATGACGGCGCGTGCCTGCGCTGCCACGGCGAAGTGCGCTCGAAGACGGTAAGCCGCTATTCCATAAGAGTGCGCCATAGCGATTTTTTGCAAGACGGCGCCCGTTGCGTTGACTGCCATAACACGGTCGCCCATCCCGGTGCGGTCAAACCGGTGCGCGAACCGTCGATGGGCGGCTGCATCAAGTGCCACGACGGCAAGCGGGCCGCCGCGGAATGCTCTACCTGCCATGAAAAAGATATCGGGACCGCGATTCGAGAGCCCAAGCGCGACCGCATCAAAGCCGGCATCTTCGTCCAATGGGACTTCTGCTACCGCTGCCATAAAGAAAAGCGCTGCACGAATTGTCATGGCGTGACGATGCCGCACCCGCCGGACTGGGTTGCCAAAGCAAAACATGCGCGCCCGGCGTTTACCGACCGAGATGTCTGCTGGCGCTGCCATGATATCCCCTCGGCGCCGCTCCAACCGGCCATGCTCCAATCCTGCCCGTGCCATGGCACTATGGAATACCATGGCGCTCAAGAACTCTGGCGGACGAACCATGGCCCGATCGCGCTCGGCAGGCAGCCCGGCGATGGTGAAAACGACTACTGTTACGACTGCCATAGCGTGCGGCTCTGCGATTTCTGCCATCGCGAGGGCCGATATAAGGCCCGTACCGCGCCGACGCTCGATTGA
- a CDS encoding FxLYD domain-containing protein, with protein MGFFKRLLVLAVVAVIAGFGWAAFAGQSKNSPPGSNSGQVIKDQKAIFERLLVQEPNFYIDDYEVVRIYGSVKNIAKQRCSYVKLAVKVRNKQGKLLKELTVSVKDVGPNEIKSYDINGGTISESIGLESAVVEAAFVKR; from the coding sequence ATGGGTTTTTTCAAGCGTCTCTTGGTGTTGGCGGTAGTAGCGGTTATCGCCGGTTTTGGATGGGCGGCTTTTGCCGGACAGTCAAAGAACTCGCCGCCGGGCTCGAACTCGGGCCAGGTCATCAAAGACCAGAAAGCGATATTCGAACGACTTTTAGTGCAGGAGCCAAACTTTTATATCGATGATTACGAGGTTGTACGTATCTACGGGTCGGTAAAGAACATCGCCAAACAGCGGTGCTCGTATGTAAAACTCGCGGTCAAAGTCCGCAACAAGCAGGGCAAGCTTTTAAAAGAACTGACTGTGTCGGTCAAGGATGTCGGACCGAACGAGATAAAGTCATACGATATCAACGGCGGCACGATATCCGAGAGTATCGGTCTCGAGAGTGCGGTCGTGGAAGCGGCATTCGTGAAGAGGTGA
- a CDS encoding O-antigen ligase family protein: MVTISTTLARDPKRFWGFNFNESLIIGFVALYPLLANPFASPVFGLPKLTFLKLTAAAIAIAWLVRVARKGYFELPKSSLTLPLLAFFSITILSGIQSVHPLTSLNGQYGRWEGLTTTATYLILFAAAYGIAKDKAKHRPVTLAIIGSAVVVSLIALVEYFWTNPYLLVAKVYCAAGFGEPNQFEAARSMASFGNATFLAAYLGMVLPLIASGLLASKRHIAPKPLLYAALFTVATSLMFTFGRGAWLGAAAGIALTGALQRKHLWASRHVIAIALLLVIAGVTIVQFSAGSYTVGGRLASILSIEGSTLTRVQMWESSLPLVAERPFLGAGPDTFKYVFGKYKPEGWVEHISDPLVDKAHNEFLQLAVTTGLAGLGAYLWVLVAFAWAGIVRIRKLEEDNGAWPAAGAMGAALSFAIHLQFNFSHFSVSPFFWIAVGLTAGVFEASAPRKTFMLNISAPAQAATLSLLAIAALSLAILSTAPLMADIQFAKGRELLAQHKPEPALARFESAIGINGLEPTYHVSLGETMLRLGTSKNSGRHINRGIAAFEQARKLNPSDEQVYFRAGAALLEAGRGGRHALLRQVITQHELGLALNPVMVDAYIDIGVAHAYLNEIDEAIGAWQDALQIAPANDRAYFNLGWAYEQKGDEGRAKDAYLKAYQSNSKMTEAKDAYDRL; encoded by the coding sequence GTGGTAACTATTTCAACGACTCTCGCGCGCGACCCAAAGCGCTTTTGGGGTTTTAATTTCAACGAGTCACTAATCATCGGCTTTGTCGCTCTCTATCCGTTACTCGCAAATCCTTTCGCATCGCCGGTCTTTGGGCTACCCAAACTCACCTTTCTTAAGCTGACAGCCGCAGCCATCGCCATAGCGTGGCTCGTTCGAGTAGCGCGCAAAGGATATTTCGAGCTGCCTAAATCGAGCTTGACCCTCCCCCTCTTAGCTTTTTTCTCAATTACTATTCTCTCCGGCATCCAATCGGTTCATCCTCTTACCTCGCTCAACGGACAATACGGGCGCTGGGAGGGATTGACGACTACCGCGACCTATTTAATTCTCTTCGCGGCCGCCTACGGTATCGCGAAAGACAAGGCGAAACACAGGCCGGTCACATTAGCAATAATAGGCTCGGCGGTTGTGGTCTCGCTCATAGCGCTCGTCGAATACTTCTGGACCAACCCATACCTGCTGGTAGCGAAGGTCTACTGCGCCGCCGGATTCGGCGAACCCAACCAGTTCGAGGCCGCGCGGAGCATGGCCTCGTTCGGAAACGCGACGTTTCTCGCCGCGTACCTCGGGATGGTGCTGCCGCTAATCGCCTCGGGTTTGCTTGCAAGCAAGAGGCATATCGCTCCCAAGCCGCTCCTTTACGCGGCCCTGTTCACGGTGGCGACCTCCCTTATGTTTACATTCGGCAGAGGCGCGTGGCTCGGCGCGGCCGCCGGAATCGCCTTGACCGGCGCTTTGCAACGGAAACACCTGTGGGCTAGCCGGCATGTGATCGCGATTGCGCTCCTCCTGGTCATAGCGGGCGTTACAATCGTGCAATTTAGCGCCGGCTCATATACCGTCGGCGGCCGGCTTGCCTCGATTCTCTCCATCGAAGGAAGCACCCTGACGCGAGTTCAGATGTGGGAGTCTTCGCTACCTCTCGTCGCCGAGAGACCGTTTCTCGGAGCGGGCCCCGACACCTTCAAATATGTCTTTGGGAAATACAAGCCCGAGGGTTGGGTCGAGCACATCTCCGACCCCCTCGTCGACAAGGCGCACAACGAGTTCTTACAATTAGCGGTGACGACCGGGCTTGCCGGGCTCGGGGCCTACCTATGGGTACTCGTCGCATTCGCGTGGGCCGGTATCGTCCGAATACGCAAGCTTGAAGAAGACAACGGCGCATGGCCGGCGGCCGGGGCGATGGGGGCGGCGCTCAGCTTCGCTATTCACCTCCAGTTCAATTTTAGCCACTTCTCGGTCTCCCCTTTCTTCTGGATAGCCGTAGGTCTGACCGCGGGCGTCTTTGAGGCGAGCGCCCCGCGCAAAACATTTATGCTAAATATCTCGGCACCCGCGCAAGCCGCGACCCTGAGCCTCCTCGCGATAGCGGCCCTGAGCCTGGCGATCCTAAGCACCGCTCCGCTCATGGCGGATATTCAATTCGCCAAAGGGCGCGAACTGTTGGCCCAACATAAGCCGGAGCCGGCACTGGCGCGATTCGAGTCGGCTATCGGCATCAACGGCCTCGAACCCACTTACCACGTATCGCTCGGCGAAACCATGCTCCGACTCGGAACAAGCAAGAACAGCGGCCGCCACATAAACCGGGGAATAGCCGCATTCGAACAGGCCCGCAAGCTCAATCCATCGGATGAGCAGGTGTATTTCCGGGCCGGAGCCGCCTTGCTGGAGGCAGGTCGAGGCGGCAGGCATGCGTTGCTGCGCCAAGTGATAACCCAGCACGAACTGGGGCTTGCGCTCAACCCGGTCATGGTCGACGCCTACATCGATATCGGCGTCGCACACGCTTACTTAAACGAGATCGACGAAGCGATAGGCGCCTGGCAAGACGCCCTTCAAATCGCCCCCGCCAACGACCGGGCTTATTTCAACCTCGGTTGGGCTTATGAGCAAAAAGGCGACGAGGGCCGGGCGAAAGATGCGTATCTCAAAGCCTATCAGTCGAATTCAAAGATGACCGAGGCGAAAGATGCGTATGACCGCTTGTAA
- a CDS encoding tetratricopeptide repeat protein: MTITKDPENSEFFRDGIDEETDLQKQPEQKISIWLAGSIIFFLLLVFVVSALIVQRVYFQPPVVRTAVERELLKHKTAIKDNPNNAEAYVGLAGVYLEVERPDKAVKELEKALRLEPRSWNARFELGMAYEALGKPEEAVSQFLKASAIDPNNEYSFYQLGRLYHKKRDYGQAIQAYKKTLKVNATLADVHYYLGQCYEKTNKKSLAKQEYEEALRYVDSYPEAEKALKQLE, from the coding sequence ATGACAATAACTAAAGACCCTGAAAACTCCGAATTTTTTAGAGACGGCATCGACGAAGAAACCGACCTACAAAAGCAACCGGAACAAAAGATAAGTATCTGGCTTGCGGGCTCCATTATTTTCTTCCTGCTGTTAGTCTTTGTTGTCTCCGCGTTAATAGTCCAGAGGGTATACTTTCAACCACCGGTCGTTCGAACGGCCGTCGAACGAGAGCTTCTCAAACACAAGACCGCCATTAAGGATAACCCCAACAACGCCGAAGCCTACGTCGGTCTCGCCGGCGTCTATCTCGAAGTGGAGCGGCCCGACAAAGCCGTCAAAGAACTGGAGAAGGCGCTACGACTCGAGCCTCGCTCTTGGAATGCCCGGTTTGAACTCGGTATGGCGTACGAGGCTCTGGGCAAGCCCGAAGAGGCCGTGAGCCAGTTTTTGAAAGCGTCCGCCATCGATCCCAACAACGAATACTCCTTCTATCAGCTCGGTAGGCTTTACCATAAGAAACGCGATTACGGGCAGGCCATACAGGCATATAAGAAAACGCTCAAAGTCAACGCTACCCTAGCCGATGTCCACTACTACCTTGGACAATGCTATGAAAAAACGAACAAGAAATCGCTCGCGAAACAGGAGTATGAGGAAGCGCTGAGATACGTAGACAGCTATCCCGAAGCTGAAAAAGCCTTGAAGCAATTAGAATAG
- a CDS encoding 6-bladed beta-propeller, with protein sequence MQRISLRSFLVALLVILMIMAALLLYLYFIISRPLGATAVDTKQMKHVFSIYGFGTKTDEMLSRPTDVAFDDKGNIYIADAGHARVLIFRSSGQFLRKVGKKGFGKGELMEPTGVTTSKDGRIYVADKALSKVVVYDGKGKFQSEFKVMVPFKPHVENGKLYLTTYGHIMIFDLKGRLLTEWGKRGREEGEFDCPTGIAVDKNGKVYVSDTLNLRIQALSRSGEVLWVKGKPAADIKAADRAFGLPAGMALDEKNLLYLIDAFDNSVKVIDAKGKQLATLGKKGVKEGEFNQPSSIAYDQNGVFAIADKFNDRVQVVKITIE encoded by the coding sequence ATGCAGAGAATTAGTCTTAGAAGTTTCCTGGTAGCACTACTTGTGATATTGATGATAATGGCGGCGTTGCTGCTCTATCTCTACTTTATCATCTCGCGTCCGCTAGGCGCGACCGCCGTCGATACCAAGCAGATGAAACATGTCTTCAGCATCTACGGATTCGGCACTAAGACCGACGAGATGTTGTCCCGCCCGACCGATGTCGCCTTCGACGACAAGGGCAACATCTATATTGCGGACGCCGGCCACGCGCGCGTGCTCATCTTCCGCTCGTCCGGTCAGTTTCTAAGAAAAGTCGGCAAGAAAGGGTTCGGCAAGGGCGAACTGATGGAGCCGACCGGCGTCACCACATCGAAGGACGGGCGCATCTATGTCGCCGACAAAGCGCTTAGCAAGGTCGTCGTCTACGACGGAAAAGGTAAATTCCAGAGCGAGTTCAAGGTCATGGTGCCGTTTAAACCGCATGTGGAAAACGGCAAGCTATATCTTACCACCTACGGTCACATCATGATCTTCGACCTCAAGGGGCGCCTCCTTACAGAATGGGGCAAGCGCGGCCGCGAGGAGGGAGAATTCGACTGCCCAACCGGCATCGCGGTAGACAAAAACGGTAAGGTCTACGTATCCGATACCCTCAATCTAAGAATCCAAGCATTATCGAGAAGCGGCGAGGTGCTGTGGGTAAAAGGTAAGCCCGCCGCGGACATCAAGGCGGCCGACCGTGCCTTCGGGCTGCCCGCCGGCATGGCGCTGGACGAGAAAAACCTGCTCTACCTGATCGATGCCTTCGATAATTCGGTCAAGGTCATCGATGCGAAAGGGAAACAACTGGCGACCTTGGGCAAAAAAGGCGTCAAAGAAGGCGAGTTCAACCAGCCCTCGAGCATCGCATATGACCAGAACGGCGTCTTCGCGATTGCGGATAAATTCAACGACCGGGTTCAGGTCGTCAAAATAACCATTGAGTAG
- a CDS encoding tetratricopeptide repeat protein gives MPATNASQNSNHKYLFIAAALVVIIAIGAYAIIGNNDKNGTEQAKVSKEEAAKAREKGLDFYKKGDWDSALDEFERAVAGNPGDLYALMQLAYTYERKGQLDEAFQQYEALLNLDAKSADAHYNMGRILVQKKELDKAIVELETAAKMNADFTAVRADLAEAYVRKKEFEKALATYAELEKIITVSSSDNIYLSHIFYAKGDIYKRMGQRANAKAMFTKALELNENNKDASTALIGLK, from the coding sequence ATGCCGGCCACGAACGCATCACAAAACTCTAATCATAAGTACCTGTTTATCGCGGCGGCTCTGGTGGTAATAATAGCCATTGGCGCATATGCGATTATCGGCAACAACGACAAGAACGGTACCGAACAAGCCAAGGTCTCAAAAGAAGAAGCCGCCAAAGCGCGCGAAAAAGGGCTCGACTTCTATAAGAAGGGAGACTGGGACAGCGCACTCGATGAGTTTGAGAGAGCGGTTGCGGGAAATCCCGGAGACCTCTACGCGCTGATGCAACTCGCCTATACTTACGAACGAAAGGGACAGCTCGACGAGGCCTTCCAGCAGTACGAGGCCCTACTTAACCTCGACGCTAAGTCCGCCGATGCTCACTATAATATGGGTAGGATTCTGGTGCAAAAGAAAGAGCTTGACAAGGCTATTGTGGAGCTTGAGACGGCGGCAAAAATGAACGCCGACTTCACAGCGGTTCGAGCCGACTTAGCCGAAGCGTACGTGCGGAAAAAGGAGTTTGAAAAAGCCCTTGCCACATATGCGGAGCTGGAAAAGATCATTACCGTCAGCAGCAGTGACAATATCTACCTGTCGCACATATTCTACGCCAAAGGCGACATTTACAAAAGAATGGGACAGCGAGCAAATGCAAAAGCTATGTTTACCAAGGCCCTTGAGCTGAACGAGAACAACAAGGACGCCTCGACAGCGCTTATCGGCCTCAAATAG
- a CDS encoding NapC/NirT family cytochrome c — protein sequence MSEPVIGGLIDRMIDAVRQPELHMREIPVLIGLGILVIFIVLVTIAIFFVHPSEKPLRHVEEKKLRRSIRIRYIAGALAGLFTIGTLGAAMFYSSKQEFCASCHEMQPAYKNASKTVHKEVSCAGCHQEPGISGVFIEKLQLVEMAIAKSEMVGEVSEGSISNEACLRCHSDVLLRVRAKRIVKMEHKEPIEAGFKCMDCHSSKTLFHVEKRKLDNFGMSRCVDCHNQKKASAECATCHLSTGEIPTSIKRDEYPAASLPDKITCGNCHSTKRCLECHTLPIPHPNDWKTGKHATEGFVSKKLCAECHQPAHCRECHADSPHGTGWVKRHGPASKVSAASCQNCHRSEEFCLICHKETTDYTLKNPIKKAKPLKN from the coding sequence ATGAGCGAACCGGTCATCGGCGGCCTAATCGATCGCATGATCGACGCTGTACGCCAGCCAGAACTTCATATGAGGGAGATACCGGTCCTAATTGGCCTCGGCATCCTCGTCATCTTTATAGTCCTCGTCACAATCGCCATATTCTTCGTTCACCCGAGCGAGAAACCGTTGCGTCACGTGGAGGAGAAAAAGCTACGTCGAAGCATTCGGATTCGCTATATCGCCGGCGCGCTCGCCGGCTTGTTTACCATCGGCACGCTTGGCGCCGCGATGTTTTACTCATCGAAACAGGAGTTTTGCGCTAGCTGCCACGAGATGCAGCCCGCGTATAAGAACGCGAGCAAGACCGTCCATAAAGAAGTATCTTGTGCCGGTTGCCACCAGGAACCCGGTATTTCCGGCGTCTTCATCGAGAAGTTACAGCTGGTAGAGATGGCGATCGCAAAATCCGAGATGGTCGGCGAAGTGAGCGAAGGATCGATATCGAATGAAGCGTGCCTGCGCTGTCACAGCGACGTGCTCTTGCGGGTTCGGGCTAAACGTATCGTCAAGATGGAGCACAAAGAACCGATAGAGGCGGGTTTTAAATGCATGGACTGCCATTCATCCAAAACTCTCTTCCATGTTGAGAAGCGGAAGCTCGACAACTTCGGCATGAGCCGGTGCGTCGATTGCCACAACCAGAAGAAGGCATCGGCCGAATGCGCGACTTGCCATCTGAGTACCGGTGAGATTCCTACGAGCATCAAGAGGGATGAGTATCCGGCGGCGAGTTTGCCGGACAAGATAACCTGCGGCAATTGCCATTCGACCAAGAGATGTCTCGAATGCCATACTCTGCCGATTCCGCACCCCAACGACTGGAAGACGGGAAAACACGCCACAGAAGGTTTTGTGAGCAAGAAACTCTGCGCGGAGTGCCATCAGCCGGCGCACTGCCGGGAATGTCACGCGGATTCGCCGCACGGCACAGGTTGGGTAAAGCGGCATGGTCCCGCTTCGAAGGTATCCGCCGCATCGTGCCAAAATTGCCACCGGTCGGAGGAGTTTTGTCTCATCTGCCACAAGGAGACGACCGATTATACCCTCAAAAATCCCATTAAAAAGGCAAAACCGTTGAAGAATTAG
- a CDS encoding NapC/NirT family cytochrome c produces MALPTDIKVLLDRFSDADVVIVSLALAFVFLTIFYFVVRSLLDKFGIERLYGLPIPLFLATILAVLVIVSSLTSHPIACQACHPMKAASKELRASRHNGIICSACHKKASVMSLPIQKLEQGRMFYNYINGDFRLSMKSPVDNKNCLSCHDDVVRGVKTKFKVMVSHREIIEAGINCVDCHDGVAHSRKPAANKVSMMEKCSSCHNDEEASARCETCHLDSVWLGMKPAQTWGINHDENWPKLHGSRSLSICKSCHFEKDCERCHSAVPHPEGWPYIHGEEAKRNPEDCRMCHKEESLCRGCHKVTMPHRPLWINTHVVQERLVGEKVCLSCHSAKDCKSCHEKHVHRCGDADNEKGKE; encoded by the coding sequence GTGGCATTGCCTACGGATATCAAGGTCTTATTGGACAGGTTTAGTGACGCTGATGTCGTAATCGTGTCGCTGGCTTTAGCCTTTGTCTTTCTTACGATCTTCTATTTTGTCGTTCGGAGCCTGCTCGACAAGTTCGGCATCGAACGCCTATACGGCTTGCCGATACCCCTTTTTCTCGCGACCATTCTGGCCGTACTCGTCATCGTATCGTCGCTTACATCTCATCCCATTGCTTGTCAGGCCTGCCACCCGATGAAAGCCGCATCCAAGGAGCTGCGGGCATCTCGGCACAATGGGATTATCTGCTCCGCGTGTCATAAGAAGGCCAGTGTCATGAGTCTGCCCATTCAAAAGCTCGAGCAGGGAAGGATGTTTTATAATTATATAAACGGCGACTTCCGCCTCTCGATGAAATCGCCCGTCGATAACAAGAACTGCCTAAGTTGCCACGATGATGTTGTGCGCGGTGTTAAGACAAAATTCAAAGTGATGGTGAGCCACCGGGAGATAATTGAAGCCGGAATTAATTGCGTTGACTGTCACGACGGAGTGGCCCACAGTCGAAAACCGGCTGCCAATAAGGTTTCGATGATGGAGAAGTGCAGTTCTTGCCATAATGACGAGGAGGCGTCCGCGCGATGTGAGACATGTCACCTCGACAGCGTCTGGCTGGGCATGAAGCCCGCCCAGACCTGGGGTATCAACCACGATGAGAATTGGCCGAAACTTCATGGCTCAAGGAGCCTTTCAATCTGCAAATCGTGCCATTTTGAAAAAGATTGCGAGCGTTGCCACTCGGCGGTCCCGCACCCGGAAGGCTGGCCCTATATTCATGGCGAAGAAGCTAAGCGCAACCCTGAAGACTGCCGGATGTGCCATAAGGAAGAGAGCCTCTGCCGCGGGTGCCACAAGGTTACGATGCCGCATAGACCATTGTGGATAAATACCCACGTCGTGCAAGAGAGATTGGTGGGCGAGAAGGTGTGCCTGTCGTGCCATTCCGCAAAAGATTGCAAATCGTGCCATGAAAAACATGTCCATCGTTGCGGCGACGCGGATAACGAGAAGGGTAAGGAATGA